A window from Synechococcus sp. RSCCF101 encodes these proteins:
- a CDS encoding DUF6208 family protein has translation MALNPQIRSVSLDLLWQLPVAIVSWLSFHISKSIISSLYKRHISRDPLRRTSWQLLSQQTFERAMSLPVLMTRGPRWNTHATIGTLGPVSIRRQLSVDTHEARNSADTWTVAVYAFPSFRTVAHLQSLDPESSDQWSTIDLAAGDYILGIRYYDLAPSARMPAVLADSEPVASPLAVDHGTNAVYNDLARHTTLFYRLIHFYVHPMLRLRGILPDRFIESEYLPAGDPCTLFRYDWFPADCSLEIEASSALLASFEIYVTVYNRASLPIHSCRLMASPVRADASVTAGDAGSAAPLSAITTPVLSCAGFYLIRLRPHTESFEPSLADDLVIRRRVTASPANHVSA, from the coding sequence TTGGCGCTGAACCCGCAGATCAGATCCGTCTCGCTCGATCTGCTCTGGCAACTCCCGGTCGCGATCGTCTCCTGGCTGAGCTTTCACATCAGCAAGTCGATCATCTCATCGCTCTACAAACGCCATATCTCCAGGGATCCACTCAGGCGCACCTCGTGGCAGCTGTTGTCGCAACAGACCTTCGAGCGGGCCATGAGCCTGCCGGTGCTGATGACCCGCGGTCCACGCTGGAACACCCATGCCACCATCGGCACACTCGGACCCGTCAGCATCCGCAGGCAGCTGAGTGTTGACACGCACGAAGCACGGAACAGCGCTGACACCTGGACAGTCGCCGTCTATGCCTTCCCATCCTTCCGAACCGTCGCTCATCTTCAGTCTCTCGACCCGGAATCGAGTGACCAGTGGAGCACCATCGACCTTGCGGCCGGCGACTACATCCTCGGCATCCGCTACTACGACCTCGCGCCATCGGCTCGCATGCCCGCCGTGCTGGCCGATTCCGAGCCGGTGGCCTCACCACTGGCCGTGGATCATGGCACGAATGCCGTCTACAACGACCTGGCTCGCCACACGACACTGTTCTATCGACTGATTCACTTCTACGTTCATCCGATGCTGCGTCTGCGCGGCATCCTGCCGGATCGCTTCATCGAGTCCGAATACCTCCCGGCCGGTGATCCATGCACCCTGTTCCGCTACGACTGGTTCCCTGCAGACTGCTCGCTCGAGATCGAAGCCTCCTCCGCCCTGCTGGCCTCGTTCGAGATCTACGTCACTGTGTACAACCGCGCCAGCCTTCCCATCCACTCCTGCCGGCTGATGGCCAGCCCAGTCAGGGCTGATGCATCAGTGACTGCCGGCGATGCAGGTTCCGCCGCTCCGTTGTCTGCGATCACGACCCCGGTCTTGTCCTGTGCAGGGTTCTATCTGATCCGACTGCGGCCGCATACGGAGAGCTTCGAGCCATCTCTTGCTGATGATCTGGTCATCCGCAGACGCGTCACTGCATCGCCTGCGAACCACGTCTCTGCCTGA
- the folE gene encoding GTP cyclohydrolase I → MTSTLPNALNGLAITPEVTPKPVSVRLRERLRDAGVSFLANDNISEHIQPGELEQLEIEVTGKVRDLLRSLVVDIDNDHNTEETAERVARMYLHEVFKGRYHEQPKVASFPNVKKLDEIYTVGPITVRSACSHHLVPILGNCWIGIKPGERVIGLSKFARVADWVFSRPHIQEEAVMILADEIEKLCEPQGLGIIVKAQHYCMKWRGVKEPQTSMVNSVVRGDFRHDPSLKQEFFELVRQQEALLST, encoded by the coding sequence ATGACCTCCACATTGCCCAACGCCCTCAATGGGCTCGCGATCACCCCTGAGGTGACACCCAAGCCCGTGAGCGTCCGTCTGCGGGAGCGCCTCAGGGATGCCGGCGTCTCGTTCCTGGCCAACGACAACATCTCCGAGCACATCCAGCCGGGTGAACTCGAACAGCTCGAGATTGAAGTGACCGGCAAGGTGCGGGATCTGCTGCGCAGCCTCGTCGTCGATATCGACAACGATCACAACACCGAGGAGACCGCCGAGCGTGTCGCCCGCATGTACCTGCATGAAGTGTTCAAGGGTCGCTACCACGAGCAGCCCAAGGTGGCCAGTTTCCCCAACGTCAAGAAGCTGGACGAGATCTACACGGTCGGTCCGATCACCGTCCGCTCCGCCTGCTCCCATCACCTGGTGCCGATCCTGGGCAACTGCTGGATCGGCATCAAGCCCGGTGAGCGCGTGATCGGCCTCTCCAAGTTCGCCCGTGTGGCCGACTGGGTCTTTTCCCGCCCCCACATCCAGGAGGAAGCGGTGATGATCCTCGCCGATGAGATCGAGAAACTCTGCGAGCCGCAGGGTCTCGGCATCATCGTCAAGGCCCAGCACTACTGCATGAAGTGGCGCGGTGTGAAGGAGCCCCAGACCAGCATGGTCAACTCCGTGGTGCGGGGTGATTTCCGTCACGATCCAAGCCTCAAGCAGGAGTTCTTTGAACTCGTTCGTCAGCAGGAGGCCCTCCTGAGCACCTGA
- a CDS encoding SDR family oxidoreductase, giving the protein MPTALITGASSGIGSASCKAFAQAGWDLLITGRNAERLAGLAESLRGTGRRIHSESFDLADPTAIFPAITALLDRGGTPDAVVNNAGLAATGPLLTMAPETWDTLIRVNLTGVMQLCQAVLPAMIRAGGGLVINVSSHAARTAFPGWGGYCVSKAALDMFSRCLREEHRGDGIRVSTLTLGAVDSPLWDSDNVAADFDRGSMLGVDQAAAALLHLAQQPSSQVIEDLTLMPAAGAL; this is encoded by the coding sequence GTGCCCACTGCCCTGATCACCGGTGCCTCAAGCGGCATCGGATCGGCATCCTGCAAGGCTTTCGCGCAGGCCGGCTGGGATCTTCTGATCACCGGCCGCAATGCCGAGCGCCTTGCCGGGCTGGCGGAGTCCCTTCGTGGGACCGGCCGGCGGATTCACTCGGAATCCTTCGATCTGGCCGATCCGACCGCGATCTTCCCGGCCATCACGGCCCTGCTGGACCGCGGCGGCACACCCGATGCCGTCGTGAACAACGCGGGTCTTGCCGCAACCGGGCCACTGCTGACCATGGCTCCGGAGACCTGGGACACCCTGATCCGGGTGAACCTGACCGGCGTGATGCAGCTCTGCCAGGCGGTGCTGCCGGCGATGATCCGTGCCGGCGGCGGTCTGGTGATCAACGTGAGCAGCCACGCCGCCCGCACCGCCTTCCCCGGCTGGGGCGGCTACTGCGTCAGCAAGGCCGCTCTGGACATGTTCAGCCGCTGTCTGCGGGAGGAACACCGGGGTGACGGGATCCGGGTGAGCACGCTCACTCTCGGCGCTGTCGACAGTCCCCTCTGGGACAGCGATAACGTGGCGGCGGATTTCGATCGCGGCTCCATGCTGGGCGTGGACCAAGCCGCAGCCGCTCTGCTTCATCTCGCCCAGCAACCGTCCAGCCAGGTGATTGAAGACCTGACACTGATGCCCGCCGCGGGCGCTCTCTGA
- a CDS encoding acetyl-CoA carboxylase carboxyltransferase subunit alpha: MPARRPLLEFEKPLVELEQQIEQIRQLARDSEVDVSQQLLQLESLAARRREEIFSGLTPAQKIQVARHPQRPSTLDYIQLITDGFHELHGDRRGSDDRALVGGIGRLNGRAVLLLGHQKGRDTKENVARNFGMASPSGYRKALRLMRHAHRFRLPILCFIDTPGAYAGLRAEEEGQGEAIAANLREMFGLSVPVIATVIGEGGSGGALGIGVADRLLMFEHSVYTVASPEACASILWRDAAKSAEAAQALRITAQDLTRLGIVDEILDEPCGGNHWAPTEAAETLKSALSRHLTELLGLSPEALKEQRYGKYRRIGQFSHDGLASPESIPSV, translated from the coding sequence ATGCCCGCCCGACGCCCTCTGCTCGAGTTCGAGAAGCCCCTCGTGGAGCTTGAGCAGCAGATCGAGCAGATCCGGCAGCTGGCCCGGGATTCGGAAGTGGATGTGAGCCAGCAGTTGCTGCAACTCGAGAGCCTGGCCGCCAGGCGGCGCGAGGAGATCTTCAGCGGCCTGACGCCGGCCCAGAAGATTCAGGTCGCCCGCCATCCGCAGCGCCCCAGCACGCTCGACTACATCCAGCTGATCACCGATGGTTTCCATGAGCTGCATGGGGATCGCCGCGGCAGCGATGACCGCGCCCTGGTGGGCGGCATCGGCCGGCTGAACGGACGGGCGGTGCTGCTGCTCGGGCATCAGAAAGGCCGGGACACCAAGGAGAACGTGGCCCGGAACTTCGGCATGGCCTCACCCTCCGGATACCGCAAGGCGCTTCGGCTGATGCGCCACGCCCACCGCTTCCGGCTGCCGATCCTCTGCTTCATCGACACGCCCGGCGCCTATGCCGGACTCCGGGCCGAGGAGGAGGGCCAGGGGGAGGCGATCGCAGCCAATCTCCGGGAGATGTTCGGCCTCTCGGTGCCCGTCATCGCCACGGTCATCGGCGAGGGGGGCTCCGGCGGCGCCCTCGGGATCGGTGTGGCCGACAGGCTGCTGATGTTCGAGCACAGCGTCTACACCGTGGCGAGTCCGGAGGCCTGCGCCTCCATTCTCTGGCGGGACGCCGCCAAGTCGGCGGAAGCGGCTCAGGCCCTGCGCATCACAGCCCAGGACCTCACCAGGCTCGGCATCGTCGATGAGATCCTCGACGAGCCCTGCGGCGGCAACCACTGGGCCCCGACCGAGGCCGCCGAGACGCTGAAGAGCGCCCTCTCCCGTCACCTCACGGAGCTCCTCGGACTGAGCCCCGAAGCCCTCAAGGAGCAGCGCTACGGCAAGTACCGGCGCATCGGTCAGTTCAGCCACGACGGACTGGCCAGCCCGGAATCCATTCCGAGCGTTTAA